One Alkaliphilus sp. B6464 genomic window carries:
- a CDS encoding efflux RND transporter permease subunit, protein MDTAENKKTFWENMATFIVDKRNGFFLLFIGLIIFCVFSSQWVFVNNNLTDYLPENTETRKGLTLMENEFITYAAAKIMVSNITYEEAENIAVQLENIEGVSSVLFENNDKHFRSASALFEITFSGEVSDEISVEAMEKIRDTLSKYDLYISTEVGSSSADILNKEMEVVMIIAVIIIVSVLLFTSKTYLEIPVLLITFGAAALLNMGTNFLLGEISFVSDSIAVVLQLALAIDYAIILCHRYTEERAFQEPREAVIAALSKAIPEISASSLTTISGLLALMLMQFKIGFDMGIVLIKSIIWSLFSVFTLMPGLLMIFSKGIDKTAHRSFIPDITSFSRIVVKTRYIIPPIFIIVLILGFHFSNKSNYVYGYSTLTTRKQNEEQIAEKMIKDTFIKNNFMALLVPTGDYEKEGKLIAELESLEITDSAVGLANIKAVEDYVLTDTLTSRQFAELADLDIKVARLLYSAYAVHEESYGKIVNGLDSYAVPLIDMFLFLHEEKVAGYVTLDEELEEKLDNMYTQLKDAQLQLQGKNYTRLLINTNIPEEGEETFKWLNEIHKIAFKYYPKDIYLVGESTNNYDLSSSFTRDNTIIGITSAIFVMIVLLFTFQSAGLPVLLMLIIQGSIWISFSIPALNNVNIFFMSYLIVSSIQMGANIDYAIVITSRYQELKQTMPPSDAMVEALNRAFPTLITSGSILASAGLLIGYLSSEPSISSIGSSLGRGTIISMILVMGVLPQILLLGDTIIDKTGFKLKGFSHTQSHKGHLKVDGHVRGYVSGMIDAKIHGTVIGDVNALVEVGAIKQIDSETLSSSQRKEEDYDEEIK, encoded by the coding sequence GATACAGCAGAAAATAAAAAAACATTTTGGGAAAACATGGCAACTTTTATTGTAGATAAACGCAATGGATTTTTCTTACTTTTTATTGGTTTGATAATTTTTTGCGTATTTTCTTCTCAATGGGTATTTGTAAATAATAATCTAACAGACTATTTACCTGAAAATACAGAAACTCGAAAGGGACTTACCTTAATGGAGAATGAGTTTATTACCTATGCTGCAGCAAAAATTATGGTAAGCAATATTACATATGAAGAAGCTGAAAATATTGCCGTACAATTGGAAAATATAGAAGGTGTTTCCTCCGTATTATTCGAGAACAATGATAAGCATTTCCGTTCTGCTTCTGCCTTATTTGAGATTACATTTTCGGGAGAAGTATCTGATGAAATTAGTGTAGAAGCTATGGAAAAAATAAGGGATACGCTTTCAAAATATGATTTATATATATCTACAGAAGTAGGGTCTAGTTCTGCAGATATTCTTAATAAAGAGATGGAAGTAGTTATGATAATAGCTGTAATAATTATAGTCAGCGTACTACTATTTACATCCAAGACTTATTTGGAGATTCCCGTACTTTTGATTACCTTTGGTGCAGCTGCTTTACTGAATATGGGAACCAATTTCCTTTTAGGAGAGATCTCCTTTGTAAGCGACTCTATTGCTGTAGTTCTACAGCTTGCCCTAGCTATTGACTATGCTATTATTCTATGTCATCGCTATACTGAGGAACGAGCTTTTCAAGAACCTAGAGAGGCAGTCATAGCCGCTTTAAGTAAAGCTATTCCTGAAATATCTGCCAGTAGTTTAACCACCATATCTGGCCTGTTAGCATTGATGCTTATGCAGTTTAAAATTGGATTTGATATGGGAATAGTTCTAATAAAATCAATAATATGGAGTTTGTTCTCGGTATTTACCCTTATGCCAGGATTGCTTATGATATTTAGTAAAGGAATTGATAAAACCGCCCATAGAAGTTTTATACCTGATATTACGTCCTTTAGCCGTATAGTAGTCAAAACTCGGTATATAATCCCTCCTATTTTCATAATAGTATTGATTTTAGGATTTCATTTTTCTAATAAATCTAATTATGTATATGGATATAGTACACTAACTACTAGGAAACAAAATGAGGAACAGATTGCAGAGAAGATGATTAAAGATACTTTTATAAAAAATAATTTCATGGCTTTATTAGTTCCTACTGGAGATTATGAGAAAGAGGGCAAATTGATTGCAGAGTTGGAATCATTGGAAATTACAGATTCCGCAGTAGGTCTTGCAAATATAAAAGCTGTGGAAGATTATGTTCTAACTGATACTCTCACGTCTCGTCAGTTTGCTGAGCTGGCAGATTTAGATATTAAGGTAGCACGTTTATTATATAGTGCCTATGCAGTACATGAAGAATCCTATGGGAAAATAGTAAATGGTTTAGATAGTTATGCTGTACCCCTTATAGATATGTTTCTTTTCTTACATGAGGAAAAAGTTGCAGGATATGTGACCTTAGATGAGGAGTTAGAAGAAAAACTAGATAATATGTATACTCAGCTTAAAGATGCACAACTCCAGTTACAAGGAAAAAACTATACAAGATTACTTATAAATACTAATATACCTGAGGAGGGTGAAGAAACCTTTAAATGGTTAAATGAAATTCATAAAATAGCATTTAAATACTACCCAAAAGATATTTATCTAGTTGGAGAATCTACTAATAATTATGATTTGTCTAGTTCCTTCACCCGTGATAATACCATTATTGGCATTACCTCTGCTATTTTTGTCATGATTGTACTCTTATTTACATTTCAATCAGCAGGTTTACCAGTATTATTAATGCTTATAATTCAAGGAAGTATTTGGATTAGTTTTTCTATTCCAGCTTTAAATAATGTAAATATATTTTTTATGAGTTATCTAATAGTCAGCTCTATCCAAATGGGTGCAAATATAGACTATGCTATTGTTATAACTAGTCGCTACCAAGAACTAAAACAGACTATGCCACCTTCAGATGCTATGGTAGAAGCCTTAAATCGAGCTTTTCCTACTTTGATTACATCTGGAAGTATATTGGCTTCAGCTGGTCTTTTAATTGGATATCTTTCCTCTGAACCTTCTATTTCCTCTATTGGAAGTTCTCTAGGTCGTGGAACAATTATATCTATGATTTTAGTCATGGGGGTATTACCTCAAATTTTATTATTAGGTGATACTATTATCGATAAAACTGGATTTAAACTCAAAGGCTTCTCACATACACAAAGCCATAAGGGACATCTTAAAGTTGATGGTCATGTTCGTGGATATGTATCTGGTATGATAGATGCAAAAATTCATGGTACAGTTATCGGAGATGTGAATGCCCTAGTAGAAGTTGGCGCTATAAAACAAATAGATTCTGAGACTTTATCTAGTTCACAAAGAAAGGAGGAAGACTATGATGAAGAAATCAAATAA